The Micromonospora sp. WMMD961 genome has a segment encoding these proteins:
- a CDS encoding MFS transporter, with amino-acid sequence MPSYSRSGRSVLGRTVGTGIRAVRLLFRGSVGSGRWVTRRAGRVRARGAGGEVGMVRLFDLHALSCAGDTLIAIGLAGTIFFNVPLGEARSKVAIYLLVTMVPFAMLAPVVGPLLDHFRHGRRYALAATMLGRAFLAWLISDYIHGFGLYPAAFGVLALSRAYGVARSAAVPRLLPEGLGLSQVGARASVYGTVAGALVAPIGLAAFWFGPQWPLRVASVIFLVGMVISLRLPPKADSEPPERVPRPIRALGRHRGDRPLGRGRPAGRLVIATLIGAATLRAVYGFLLLFLAFAIKKGDLTTVAFGRDLGAEWALGVVGGALAVGTFLATAIGTRLRIHRPTAIQSSSMIIVAGVAVLAVIQFSLVMVALLCLVAALVSGIAKLAVDASIQERIPERLRASSFAHSETVLMLAFVAGGGLGLVPFDGRMGIAVAAGVGVLAAVRGVLVSARLRGEKLAGRPLGDDELTEDEPADGPGDVAPTSPAPAQAQAGSPRYDDPSLAPPGYHIYRPSSAVGGPGGGADDETRRESPGSVS; translated from the coding sequence ATGCCGTCGTACTCCCGCTCCGGGCGATCCGTCCTCGGGCGGACCGTCGGCACCGGCATCCGCGCCGTTCGGCTGCTGTTCCGCGGTTCGGTGGGCAGCGGCCGCTGGGTGACCCGCCGCGCCGGTCGGGTCCGGGCCCGGGGCGCCGGTGGCGAGGTCGGCATGGTGCGCCTGTTCGACCTGCACGCGCTCTCCTGCGCCGGTGACACCCTGATCGCCATCGGCCTGGCCGGGACGATCTTCTTCAACGTGCCGCTGGGCGAGGCCCGCAGCAAGGTCGCGATCTACCTGCTGGTGACCATGGTGCCGTTCGCCATGCTCGCCCCCGTGGTGGGCCCGCTGCTGGACCACTTCCGGCACGGCCGGCGGTACGCGCTGGCCGCCACGATGCTGGGCCGCGCCTTCCTGGCCTGGTTGATCTCCGACTACATCCACGGCTTCGGGCTCTACCCCGCTGCGTTCGGGGTGCTCGCGCTGTCCCGGGCGTACGGCGTGGCCCGTTCCGCAGCCGTACCCCGGTTGTTGCCGGAGGGCCTCGGTCTGTCCCAGGTGGGTGCCCGGGCCAGCGTCTACGGCACGGTCGCGGGCGCGCTGGTCGCTCCGATCGGGTTGGCCGCGTTCTGGTTCGGGCCGCAGTGGCCGCTGCGCGTCGCGTCGGTGATCTTCCTGGTCGGCATGGTGATCTCCCTGCGTCTGCCACCGAAGGCCGACTCGGAGCCACCGGAGCGGGTTCCCCGGCCAATACGCGCGCTGGGCCGCCACCGTGGTGACCGGCCCCTGGGCCGGGGTCGCCCGGCTGGCCGGCTGGTGATCGCCACGCTGATCGGCGCCGCGACGCTCCGCGCGGTGTACGGCTTCCTGCTGCTCTTCCTCGCCTTCGCGATAAAGAAGGGCGACCTGACCACTGTGGCGTTCGGCCGCGATCTGGGCGCCGAGTGGGCGTTGGGAGTGGTCGGCGGTGCGCTCGCGGTCGGCACGTTCCTGGCCACCGCCATCGGCACCCGTCTGCGCATCCACCGGCCGACCGCGATCCAGTCCAGCAGCATGATCATCGTGGCTGGCGTGGCGGTGCTCGCCGTCATCCAGTTCTCGCTGGTGATGGTCGCCCTGCTCTGCCTCGTCGCGGCCCTGGTCAGCGGGATAGCGAAACTGGCCGTGGACGCCTCGATCCAGGAGCGCATCCCGGAGCGGCTGCGGGCGAGTTCGTTCGCCCATTCGGAGACGGTGCTGATGCTCGCCTTCGTCGCCGGCGGAGGGTTGGGGCTGGTCCCGTTCGACGGGCGGATGGGCATCGCGGTGGCCGCCGGGGTCGGCGTCCTGGCCGCGGTCCGGGGCGTGCTGGTCTCCGCCCGGCTGCGTGGCGAGAAGCTGGCCGGCCGGCCGCTCGGCGACGACGAGCTGACCGAGGACGAGCCGGCCGACGGGCCCGGGGATGTCGCGCCCACCTCGCCGGCCCCGGCCCAGGCCCAGGCCGGCTCGCCACGGTACGACGACCCGAGCCTGGCCCCTCCGGGCTACCACATCTACCGTCCGTCCTCGGCGGTCGGCGGCCCGGGTGGCGGAGCGGACGACGAGACCCGCCGCGAGTCCCCCGGCTCGGTCTCATGA
- a CDS encoding HAD family hydrolase, with protein MPALTVGFDLDMTLVDSRPGIAATFRALTARTGVPVDAELAVSRLGPPLRTELAHWFPPGQLESAVGEYRELYPAYAITPTVPMPGAREAIDAVRARGGRVLVVTAKMGRLARLHLDHLGLLVDELAGDLFAEQKATALREHGATHYVGDHVADMVAAGVAGVPGIGVASGPCSREELLTAGASVVLDDLRGFPGALDGMIQLALEQ; from the coding sequence ATGCCCGCACTGACCGTCGGATTCGATCTCGACATGACCCTGGTCGACTCCCGCCCCGGCATCGCCGCGACCTTCCGGGCGTTGACCGCGCGGACGGGCGTGCCGGTGGACGCCGAGCTGGCGGTGTCCCGGCTCGGGCCGCCGCTGCGCACCGAGCTGGCGCACTGGTTCCCGCCGGGGCAGCTCGAGTCGGCCGTAGGCGAGTACCGCGAGCTGTACCCGGCGTACGCGATCACCCCGACGGTCCCGATGCCCGGTGCGCGCGAGGCGATCGACGCGGTCCGTGCGCGAGGCGGCCGTGTGCTGGTCGTCACCGCCAAGATGGGCCGTCTGGCCCGGCTGCACCTGGACCACCTCGGTCTTCTGGTCGACGAGCTGGCTGGTGACCTGTTCGCCGAGCAGAAGGCCACCGCCCTGCGCGAGCACGGCGCCACCCACTACGTCGGTGACCATGTCGCGGACATGGTGGCAGCGGGGGTGGCCGGGGTGCCCGGTATCGGCGTAGCGAGCGGCCCCTGCTCCCGGGAAGAGCTGCTCACGGCCGGCGCGAGCGTGGTGCTCGACGATCTTCGCGGATTCCCAGGGGCGCTCGACGGCATGATCCAGCTAGCCTTGGAGCAGTAG
- a CDS encoding NCS2 family permease, producing MAVAPPENGTPPNPAHPRNGFDRFFEISARGSTMSREVRGGLATFFTMAYIVVLNPLILGGAVDGDGKTLPIPALAAATALVAGLMTILMGVVGRFPLALAAGLGVNALVAYEIAPEMTWADAMGLVVIEGVIIAVLVLTGLRTAVFRAVPTQMKTAIGVGIGLFLTIIGLVDAGFVRRIPDDANTTVPVGLGIGGKLVSWPMLVFVVGLLITLVLVVRRVRGAILIGILASTVLAVIVEAIGNIGPSFVDGQPNPKGWSLNVPELPKTVVDLPDLSLLGKFNVLDSWGRAGWLVVLMFVFTLLITDFFDTMGTMVAVGQEGGLLDEKGTPPRTKEILLVDSIAAAAGGAASTSSNTSYIESAAGVAEGARTGVANLVTGVLFLLAMFLAPLVVIVPFEAASTALVVVGFLMMTAVRTIDWSDYEIAIPAFLTIVLMPFTYSISNGIGAGLITFVVVKLAKGKAREIHPLLYGVAALFVLYFLRGPIESLVL from the coding sequence ATGGCAGTAGCGCCGCCCGAGAACGGCACACCTCCCAACCCCGCTCACCCGCGTAACGGCTTCGACCGGTTCTTCGAGATCTCCGCCCGTGGCTCGACGATGAGCCGCGAGGTACGCGGTGGCCTGGCGACCTTCTTCACGATGGCGTACATCGTGGTGCTCAACCCGCTGATCCTGGGTGGTGCCGTCGACGGTGACGGCAAGACCCTCCCGATTCCCGCGCTGGCTGCCGCGACCGCGCTGGTCGCCGGCCTGATGACCATCCTGATGGGTGTTGTCGGCCGGTTCCCGTTGGCGCTCGCCGCTGGTCTGGGCGTGAACGCGCTGGTCGCGTACGAGATCGCTCCCGAGATGACCTGGGCCGACGCGATGGGCCTGGTGGTGATCGAGGGTGTGATCATCGCGGTGCTGGTGTTGACCGGTCTGCGGACCGCGGTGTTCCGCGCGGTGCCGACCCAGATGAAGACCGCGATCGGGGTCGGCATCGGTCTGTTCCTGACCATCATCGGCCTGGTGGACGCCGGCTTCGTCCGGCGGATCCCGGACGACGCCAACACCACCGTCCCGGTCGGTCTGGGGATCGGCGGCAAGCTGGTGAGCTGGCCGATGCTGGTCTTCGTGGTGGGCCTGCTGATCACCCTGGTACTGGTGGTCCGCCGGGTGCGGGGCGCGATCCTGATCGGCATCCTCGCCTCGACGGTGCTGGCGGTGATCGTGGAGGCGATCGGCAACATCGGCCCGTCGTTCGTCGACGGTCAACCCAACCCGAAGGGTTGGTCGCTGAACGTGCCGGAGCTGCCGAAGACGGTGGTGGACCTCCCCGACCTGTCGCTGCTCGGCAAGTTCAACGTGCTCGACTCGTGGGGTCGAGCCGGCTGGCTGGTCGTGTTGATGTTCGTCTTCACGCTGTTGATCACGGACTTCTTCGACACCATGGGCACGATGGTGGCCGTCGGCCAGGAGGGTGGTCTGCTCGACGAGAAGGGCACCCCGCCGCGGACCAAGGAGATCCTGCTCGTCGACTCGATCGCCGCGGCGGCCGGTGGCGCGGCCAGCACGTCCAGCAACACGTCGTACATCGAGAGTGCCGCCGGTGTCGCGGAGGGCGCCCGGACCGGTGTGGCCAACCTGGTCACCGGCGTGTTGTTCCTGCTGGCGATGTTCCTGGCGCCACTGGTGGTGATCGTGCCGTTCGAGGCGGCCTCGACGGCCCTGGTGGTGGTCGGTTTCCTGATGATGACCGCGGTGCGGACGATCGACTGGTCCGACTACGAGATCGCCATTCCGGCGTTCCTCACCATCGTGCTGATGCCGTTCACCTACTCGATCTCGAACGGGATCGGCGCCGGTCTGATCACCTTCGTGGTGGTCAAGCTGGCCAAGGGCAAGGCCCGGGAGATCCACCCGCTGCTGTACGGGGTGGCCGCGCTGTTCGTGCTGTACTTCCTGCGCGGACCGATCGAGTCCCTGGTGCTGTGA
- a CDS encoding futalosine hydrolase: MTGLLVVTAVPAEADAVRAGLTERTVTVTPVGVGPAVAGAATARLLALAEAAGRPYRAVVSAGVAGGFTGRVKVGDTVLGTASIAADLGAESPDGFIPVDELGMPPAMLGVGGAVPTDPSLLAALQAALPAATTGPVLTVSTVTGTEASTRELRRRHPEAVAEAMEGYGVAVAAAQAGVPFAELRTISNPIGPRDRDAWRLREALAALTTAAPALR; encoded by the coding sequence ATGACCGGTCTGCTGGTGGTGACGGCGGTACCCGCCGAGGCGGACGCGGTCCGCGCCGGCCTGACCGAGAGGACCGTCACCGTCACGCCGGTCGGCGTGGGCCCGGCCGTCGCCGGTGCCGCCACCGCCCGGCTGCTGGCGCTGGCCGAGGCCGCCGGCCGCCCGTACCGTGCGGTGGTCAGCGCCGGCGTGGCCGGCGGCTTCACCGGGCGGGTGAAGGTCGGCGACACAGTGCTCGGCACCGCCAGCATCGCCGCCGATCTGGGCGCCGAGTCACCGGACGGGTTCATCCCCGTCGACGAGTTGGGCATGCCGCCGGCGATGCTCGGTGTCGGCGGCGCGGTGCCGACCGACCCGAGCCTGCTGGCGGCCCTGCAGGCCGCCCTCCCGGCGGCGACGACCGGGCCGGTGCTCACCGTCAGCACGGTCACCGGCACCGAAGCCAGCACCCGGGAGCTGCGCCGACGGCATCCGGAGGCGGTGGCCGAGGCCATGGAGGGGTACGGGGTGGCAGTCGCCGCCGCCCAGGCCGGGGTGCCCTTCGCCGAGCTGCGGACCATCTCCAACCCGATCGGCCCGCGCGACCGCGACGCCTGGCGGCTGCGCGAGGCCCTCGCCGCCCTGACCACGGCAGCGCCAGCGCTGCGCTGA
- a CDS encoding GNAT family N-acetyltransferase — translation MTEATERMDGAGETDLGRALRALRRRADLSQRELAERSGVPQPTLARIESGRAVDPRFRTVERLVRAAGGELTVAVPSSAIAIVEPTTVPHDDMRDDAGRRYPAHLDVWPVHEPRDWPGAWWAEWYRLPPERYPLPLPPAAYELNRRYRDNRRWAAEVRRTAEVRRVHGGDLPVTCWRYVAELPDGKLVGELRAHERSPFLEHGEWLPDDPEREMVLDGVLVDARYRRLGLGRRLVTALLTDMREAGVEDVAALAEGAGIDLLLACGFEIEARRPAALRSGRPRRQSYK, via the coding sequence GTGACCGAGGCGACCGAGCGCATGGATGGGGCCGGCGAGACTGATCTCGGCCGGGCTCTGCGAGCTTTGCGCCGTCGTGCCGATCTCAGCCAGCGGGAGCTGGCCGAGAGGTCGGGAGTGCCGCAGCCGACGCTGGCACGGATCGAGTCGGGGCGCGCAGTGGATCCCCGGTTCAGGACGGTGGAGCGTCTCGTCCGGGCGGCGGGCGGGGAGTTGACCGTCGCGGTGCCGTCGTCAGCCATCGCCATCGTCGAGCCGACGACGGTTCCGCACGACGACATGCGGGACGATGCCGGGCGGCGGTACCCGGCTCACCTGGACGTCTGGCCCGTCCACGAGCCTCGCGACTGGCCGGGTGCCTGGTGGGCGGAGTGGTACCGGTTGCCGCCCGAGCGGTATCCACTACCTCTGCCGCCGGCCGCGTACGAGCTGAACCGGCGCTATCGCGACAACCGGCGGTGGGCTGCCGAGGTCCGCCGGACTGCAGAGGTACGTCGCGTGCACGGTGGCGACCTGCCGGTCACCTGCTGGCGGTACGTCGCCGAGCTTCCCGATGGGAAGCTGGTCGGAGAACTGCGGGCCCATGAGCGGAGCCCGTTCCTGGAGCACGGCGAGTGGCTTCCCGACGACCCGGAGCGGGAGATGGTGCTCGACGGCGTGCTCGTTGATGCTCGGTACCGGCGGTTGGGGCTCGGGCGTCGGCTGGTCACGGCCCTGCTCACCGACATGCGTGAGGCGGGTGTCGAGGACGTGGCCGCGCTCGCCGAGGGTGCGGGCATCGACCTGCTGTTGGCGTGCGGCTTCGAGATCGAGGCCCGCCGGCCCGCCGCACTCCGGTCGGGCCGTCCGCGGCGGCAGAGCTACAAGTGA
- a CDS encoding DUF3027 domain-containing protein, which yields MCTILAHLIQVRRTTAGKGSPGVPVTPAGRMGNNGEVTRPASTRAARLDQVCAAAVEVARAGITEVDADDVGDHLQVVAEGERLVTHYFECRLAGYRGWRWAVTVTRVSRSKTVTICETVLLPGPDALLAPGWLPWQERLKPGDLGPGDLLPTSPDDDRLVPGYLLSDDPAVEETAWELGLGRARVLSREGRMEAAQRWYDGDHGPAAPISTAAPAAARCGTCGFYLPLAGAMRQAFGACGNFYAPDDGRVVSADHGCGAHSETLIEAAETAVEELPTVYDDSAVEAMSVSRAPGSVETAEPAEPYGHP from the coding sequence ATGTGCACCATCCTCGCCCATCTGATCCAGGTACGCCGCACCACTGCGGGGAAAGGTTCCCCGGGAGTCCCTGTCACCCCTGCGGGGCGCATGGGGAACAATGGTGAGGTGACCAGGCCCGCCTCCACCCGTGCCGCCCGTCTCGACCAGGTCTGTGCCGCCGCCGTCGAGGTGGCGCGTGCTGGCATCACCGAGGTCGACGCCGACGATGTCGGCGACCACCTGCAGGTTGTCGCCGAAGGTGAACGGTTGGTCACCCACTACTTCGAATGCCGCCTGGCCGGCTACCGCGGTTGGCGGTGGGCGGTCACCGTCACCCGGGTGTCGCGCAGCAAGACCGTGACCATCTGCGAGACGGTGTTGTTGCCCGGGCCCGACGCGCTGCTCGCGCCCGGCTGGCTGCCCTGGCAGGAACGGCTCAAGCCGGGGGACCTGGGTCCGGGTGATCTGCTGCCGACCTCGCCGGACGACGACCGGCTGGTCCCCGGTTACCTGCTCTCCGACGACCCGGCGGTCGAGGAGACCGCGTGGGAGTTGGGCCTGGGGCGGGCGCGCGTGCTGTCCCGCGAGGGCCGCATGGAGGCGGCGCAGCGCTGGTACGACGGCGACCACGGCCCCGCCGCGCCGATCTCCACCGCCGCGCCGGCCGCCGCCCGCTGCGGCACCTGCGGTTTCTACCTGCCGCTGGCGGGTGCGATGCGGCAGGCCTTCGGGGCGTGCGGCAACTTCTACGCCCCGGACGACGGCCGGGTGGTGAGCGCCGACCACGGTTGCGGTGCGCACTCCGAGACGCTGATCGAGGCGGCCGAGACCGCTGTCGAAGAGCTACCCACGGTGTACGACGACAGCGCCGTGGAGGCCATGTCGGTCAGCCGTGCCCCGGGCTCGGTGGAGACCGCCGAGCCGGCGGAGCCGTACGGGCACCCCTGA
- a CDS encoding cold shock domain-containing protein — protein sequence MPTGRVKWYDTAKGYGFVTSDEGGDVFLPKGALPAGVTDLKGGQRVDFSVVDSRRGAQAMGVKLLDAPPSMAELRRRPAEELHGLVEDMIKVLEAKVQPDLRRGRYPDKKTAQKIAQLVHAVARELEV from the coding sequence GTGCCTACGGGTCGAGTGAAGTGGTACGACACGGCCAAGGGATACGGCTTCGTCACGAGTGACGAGGGCGGCGACGTGTTCCTGCCCAAGGGGGCGCTGCCGGCGGGTGTCACCGACCTCAAGGGTGGCCAGCGGGTCGACTTCAGCGTGGTGGACAGCCGCCGGGGCGCGCAGGCCATGGGCGTCAAGCTGTTGGACGCGCCGCCGTCGATGGCGGAGTTGCGCCGCCGACCGGCCGAGGAGTTGCACGGCCTCGTCGAGGACATGATCAAGGTGCTGGAGGCCAAGGTCCAGCCTGACCTGCGCCGGGGCCGGTACCCGGACAAGAAGACCGCGCAGAAGATCGCTCAGCTGGTCCACGCGGTCGCGCGCGAGCTGGAGGTCTGA
- a CDS encoding DUF2530 domain-containing protein, which produces MPNEQPPRPAPLDPPMVPFALAGLIAWALAGLILLIFFRGWLTDHGHQNWLWTCLAGFLWGFPGLAVMMRHDANRRRRRAS; this is translated from the coding sequence ATGCCGAACGAGCAGCCACCGCGGCCCGCACCACTGGACCCGCCGATGGTGCCGTTCGCCCTCGCCGGTCTGATCGCGTGGGCGCTGGCCGGGCTGATCCTGCTGATCTTCTTCCGGGGTTGGCTGACCGACCACGGTCACCAGAACTGGCTGTGGACCTGCCTCGCCGGTTTCCTGTGGGGCTTCCCGGGGCTCGCCGTGATGATGCGGCACGACGCCAACCGACGCCGACGCCGGGCGAGCTGA
- a CDS encoding 1,4-dihydroxy-6-naphthoate synthase, translated as MALSLAISPCPNDTFVFHALVHGRVPGAPPVEVTYADVDVTNTAAEKGAFDLVKVSFAALPWLLDDYHLLPCGGALGRGCGPLVLTRGDRTDLTGATVAVPGDRTTAYLLFRLWSAGQPPARIEVVPFHEIMPGIAAGRYDAGLVIHEARFTYHRHGLTALVDLGEWWEADTGLPIPLGAILARRGAVDPEAAAGWVRESVRQAWADPAASREYVLAHAQEMELDVVDRHIGLYVNEFTADLGEAGFAAVAALLDRAATAGLVPQTSSSRATAWTS; from the coding sequence GTGGCGCTCTCCCTGGCGATCTCGCCCTGCCCCAACGACACGTTCGTCTTCCACGCGCTGGTGCACGGTCGGGTGCCCGGCGCGCCGCCGGTCGAGGTGACCTACGCGGACGTGGACGTGACCAACACGGCGGCCGAGAAGGGCGCCTTCGACCTGGTCAAGGTGAGCTTCGCGGCGCTGCCCTGGCTGCTCGACGACTACCACCTGCTGCCCTGCGGTGGCGCGCTCGGTCGCGGCTGTGGCCCACTAGTGCTCACCCGGGGCGACCGCACCGACCTGACCGGCGCCACGGTGGCGGTGCCGGGCGACCGGACCACCGCGTACCTGCTGTTCCGACTCTGGTCGGCCGGACAGCCGCCGGCCCGGATCGAGGTGGTCCCGTTCCACGAGATCATGCCGGGCATCGCGGCTGGCCGTTACGACGCTGGGCTGGTCATCCACGAGGCCCGGTTCACCTACCACCGGCACGGCCTGACCGCGCTGGTCGACCTCGGCGAGTGGTGGGAGGCCGACACCGGCCTACCCATTCCGCTCGGGGCGATCCTGGCCCGTCGCGGCGCCGTCGACCCGGAGGCCGCGGCCGGCTGGGTCCGCGAGTCCGTCCGGCAGGCCTGGGCGGACCCGGCGGCCAGCCGGGAGTACGTGTTGGCGCACGCCCAGGAAATGGAGCTCGACGTGGTGGACCGGCACATCGGCCTCTACGTCAACGAGTTCACCGCCGACCTGGGTGAGGCCGGTTTCGCCGCGGTGGCGGCACTGCTCGACCGGGCCGCCACCGCCGGCCTGGTGCCTCAGACCTCCAGCTCGCGCGCGACCGCGTGGACCAGCTGA